A stretch of the Arachis stenosperma cultivar V10309 chromosome 6, arast.V10309.gnm1.PFL2, whole genome shotgun sequence genome encodes the following:
- the LOC130933752 gene encoding uncharacterized protein LOC130933752 — protein sequence MPPPAARRFFFFFLPLPHRRPFILLLLLLPAAAPTAARHFFFFFFFPPPVSSRHRTHRRPPLLLLLLLTADPTAASSFSVNSFCLIIDEVRDESKREQMALIVRFVDKHGFVKERLINIVHVKDTTSATLKQEICSALSHPNLNIQNVRGQGYDELALVAAAKEVVDVHAFFQSLSNIINVVCSFCKHNDKLRYAYATEIFYLVATNQIETGRGANQIGTLKRSGDTRWSSHFNSICSLLRMFGATTSVLEDLATNGSTYSQRGDATYALKSLLSFDFVFICHMMKEIMRITDKLCQALQQKSQDILNAMHLVSSTKSLIQQLRDSSWGTLLEKVSSFYNYHAIQIPDMGASFSDIIRSRRKKNVVTVEHHYRVDILLA from the exons ATGCCGCCGCCCGCCGCCcgccgcttcttcttcttcttcctcccgCTGCCACACCGCCGCCcgtttattcttcttcttcttcttcttcccgcTGCCGCACCCACCGCCGCCcgccacttcttcttcttcttcttcttcccgcCGCCCGTTTCTTCCCGCCACCGCACCCACCGCCGCCCGccgctgcttcttcttcttcttcttaccGCCGACCCCACCgccgcttcttctttttctgtgaATTCT TTTTGTTTGATTATTGATGAAGTTAGAGATGAATCTAAAAGAGAACAAATGGCACTTATTGTTAGATTTGTTGATAAGCATGGATTTGTCAAAGAAAGGCTAATAAATATTGTTCATGTCAAAGATACTACTTCTGCTACTCTAAAACAAGAGATTTGTTCTGCATTATCTCATCCCAATCTCAACATTCAAAATGTTCGAGGTCAAGGATATGACGAG CTAGCTCTTGTTGCTGCGGCTAAAGAAGTTGTTGATGTTCATGCTTTTTTCCAAAGTTTGAGTAATATTATTAATGTTGTGTGCTCTTTTTGCAAGCACAATGATAAATTACGATATGCTTATGCaactgaaattttttatttagttgcAACTAATCAAATTGAAACAGGAAGGGGAGCAAATCAAATTGGCACATTAAAAAGATCAGGAGATACCAGGTGGAGCTCTCACTTCAACTCAATTTGTAGTCTTTTACGTATGTTTGGAGCAACAACTTCAGTTCTGGAAGATTTGGCTACTAATGGATCTACATATTCTCAACGTGGTGATGCTACTTATGCTCTTAAATCTTTATTAtcatttgattttgttttcatttgtCATATGATGAAAGAAATCATGAGAATCACTGATAAACTTTGTCAAGCATTGCAACAAAAATCTCAAGACATTTTGAATGCTATGCATCTGGTTTCTAGTACAAAGTCATTGATTCAGCAGTTAAGAGATAGTAGTTGGGGGACACTTTTGGAGAAAGTTAGTTCTTTCTACAATTATCATGCTATTCAGATACCTGATATGGGTGCTTCTTTTAGTGACATAATTCGGTCTCGTCGTAAAAAGAATGTTGTCACTGTTGAACACCACTACCGTGTTGACATTTTACTAGCGTGA
- the LOC130932368 gene encoding protein trichome birefringence, with protein sequence MAEATKYSPIGAASNNNLNLGTDLKTLFPVLKTRRAVTFAYAFTIFFVAVTIFLAFSPSQNASSPWFTNIFSSSTLPTAPSSYKSQLSSVFSYFFNTTSSNDDDNNNNPFYPPDPFTNTTSSFTSTSRSANATSQTHDNTTRAEPLQPATTALHNTTLVTSTTTNNSSQSRADTFKVKPPPLKQESDAANHTSKTGGAKVETTANLTSNAVSAPAPAASHVPVGTPHQNLSSVSAPVKANYSVKGVVSGNYTASLAKKQSYDELMESLAKCDFFHGEWVKDDSYPLYKPGSCPLIDEQFNCIGNGRPDKDYQKYKWKPKDCTLPRMDAHRMLDLLRGKRLVFVGDSLNRNMWESMICILRNAVKDKKKVYEVNGRVHFRGEASYSFIFKDYNFTVELFVSPFLVQEWEVPDKNGTKKETLRLDLVGRSSDQYKDADIIVFNTGHWWTHDKTSKGKDYYQEGSHVYNELNVLEAFRRAITTWSRWVDAKVNPSKSMVFFRGYSASHFSGGQWNSGGACDSETVPIDNEKYLTEYPPKMRVLEKVLQNMKTHVSYLNITRMTDFRKDGHPSIYRKQNLSPEERKSPLRYQDCSHWCLPGVPDAWNEILYAELLVRQYKKKQQQKKA encoded by the exons ATGGCTGAAGCCACCAAGTACTCGCCCATCGGTGCTGCTTCCAACAACAACCTCAACCTCGGCACCGACCTCAAGACTCTCTTCCCCGTTCTCAAGACCAGAAGAGCCGTCACTTTCGCCTACGCTTTCACCATCTTCTTTGTTGCCGTCACCATCTTCCTTGCTTTCTCTCCTTCTCAAAACGCTTCTTCTCCTTGGTTCACCAACATCTTCTCCTCTTCCACCCTTCCCACCGCTCCTTCCTCCTACAAATCACAGTTATCTTCCGTTTTCTCTTACTTCTTCAACACCACTTCTTCTAATGATGATGATAACAATAACAATCCTTTTTACCCTCCTGATCCATTCACCAACACTACTTCTTCTTTTACTTCTACTTCTAGATCTGCCAATGCCACTTCTCAAACTCATGATAACACAACAAGAGCAGAGCCACTTCAACCTGCAACAACCGCTTTACACAACACCACTCTTGTAActtccaccaccaccaacaatTCTTCTCAATCTCGTGCTGACACCTTCAAGGTAAAGCCACCACCCCTTAAGCAAGAATCAGATGCTGCAAATCACACAAGCAAAACCGGTGGAGCCAAGGTTGAAACCACGGCGAATCTAACTTCAAATGCTGTTTCAGCACCTGCACCTGCTGCAAGTCATGTTCCGGTGGGGACACCTCATCAGAATCTGAGTTCTGTTTCTGCTCCTGTGAAGGCCAATTATTCCGTGAAGGGTGTTGTGTCAGGGAATTACACGGCTTCCCTGGCGAAGAAGCAGAGTTATGATGAATTGATGGAGTCACTTGCCAAGTGTGATTTTTTCCATGGAGAATGGGTTAAGGATGACAGTTACCCTCTATATAAACCGGGTTCTTGCCCTCTGATCGATGAACAGTTCAATTGTATTGGGAATGGAAGGCCTGACAAAGATTATCAGAAGTATAAGTGGAAGCCCAAGGATTGCACCCTCCCAAG GATGGATGCACATCGGATGCTGGATTTGTTGAGAGGGAAAAGATTGGTTTTTGTTGGTGATTCACTCAATAGGAATATGTGGGAGTCTATGATTTGCATACTGAGAAATGCTGTGAAGGATAAGAAGAAGGTTTATGAAGTAAATGGAAGAGTCCATTTCAGAGGGGAAGCCTCTTATTCATTCATATTCAAA GATTATAACTTCACAGTGGAGCTTTTTGTATCACCATTCTTGGTTCAAGAGTGGGAAGTGCCAGACAAGAACGGAACGAAGAAGGAAACGCTTCGTCTCGATTTAGTTGGCAGATCTTCAGATCAATATAAAGATGCAGATATCATTGTCTTCAACACTGGTCATTGGTGGACTCATGATAAAACTTCCAAAGG GAAGGACTATTACCAAGAAGGTAGCCATGTCTATAATGAACTAAACGTCCTCGAGGCATTCCGAAGAGCGATAACTACTTGGAGCAGGTGGGTTGATGCCAAAGTAAACCCATCCAAGTCTATGGTCTTCTTCAGAGGCTACTCTGCTTCCCATTTCAG TGGTGGACAATGGAATTCGGGTGGAGCATGTGATAGTGAAACCGTGCCTATAGACAATGAGAAGTACCTAACAGAATACCCTCCTAAAATGAGAGTTTTGGAGAAGGTGCTGCAGAATATGAAAACTCATGTCTCTTACCTTAACATCACTCGAATGACGGATTTCCGGAAGGATGGTCATCCCTCGATATACAGGAAGCAAAACTTATCACCGGAGGAAAGGAAATCGCCATTGAGATACCAAGACTGCAGTCACTGGTGCCTTCCGGGGGTTCCAGATGCATGGAATGAGATCCTCTATGCTGAACTTCTGGTGAGGCAGTACAAAAAAAAGCAACAGCAGAAGAAAGCATAG